In one Nocardioides luteus genomic region, the following are encoded:
- the thrC gene encoding threonine synthase, whose product MSAATTETKGLREGAFGNASALSCRECGNQIDLGPHYACPECFGPLEVAYDFPAVTREEIEAGPRNIWRYKALLPVPDDIEQSPNTEPGFTRLLDAKNLARELGVEKIWVKDDSTNPTNSFKDRVVACALSAARELDAKVFACPSTGNLANAVAAAGARAGIPTAVFIPSNLEQPKQVNSAVFTDNLIAVDGNYDDVNKLAQEIAAEEDGWAFVNVNVRPFYAEGSKTLGFEIAEQLGWRLPDQIVIPVASGSQLTKVDKAFKELIKLGLVEEKPYRIFGAQATGCNPVATAFKAGVDAIRPVKPDTIAKSLAIGNPADGIYVLDATRSSGGAVEEVTDDEIRAAIVLLARTEGIFTETAGGTTLAVTKKLVETGALDPSLETVIINTGHGLKTLDAVSGIVGPRATIAPNYDAFEEAGLSQA is encoded by the coding sequence ATGAGCGCTGCGACCACGGAGACGAAGGGCCTGCGCGAGGGTGCTTTCGGCAACGCCTCGGCGCTGTCGTGCCGGGAGTGCGGCAACCAGATCGACCTCGGTCCGCACTACGCCTGTCCGGAGTGTTTCGGGCCACTGGAGGTGGCCTATGACTTCCCGGCCGTGACCCGCGAGGAGATCGAGGCCGGACCCCGCAACATCTGGCGCTACAAGGCGCTGCTGCCGGTGCCCGACGACATCGAGCAGAGCCCCAACACCGAGCCCGGCTTCACCCGGCTGCTGGACGCGAAGAACCTCGCGCGTGAGCTCGGCGTCGAGAAGATCTGGGTGAAGGACGACTCGACCAACCCGACCAACTCGTTCAAGGACCGCGTGGTCGCCTGCGCGCTGAGCGCCGCCCGCGAGCTCGACGCCAAGGTCTTCGCCTGCCCCTCGACCGGCAACCTGGCCAACGCCGTTGCTGCTGCCGGTGCCCGCGCCGGGATCCCGACCGCGGTCTTCATCCCCAGCAACCTCGAGCAGCCCAAGCAGGTCAACTCGGCCGTCTTCACCGACAACCTGATCGCCGTCGACGGCAACTACGACGACGTCAACAAGCTCGCCCAGGAGATCGCCGCGGAGGAGGACGGCTGGGCGTTCGTGAACGTCAACGTACGTCCCTTCTACGCCGAGGGCTCCAAGACCCTCGGCTTCGAGATCGCCGAGCAGCTCGGCTGGCGCCTGCCCGACCAGATCGTCATCCCGGTGGCCTCCGGATCCCAGCTGACCAAGGTCGACAAGGCCTTCAAGGAGCTGATCAAGCTCGGTCTGGTCGAGGAGAAGCCCTACCGGATCTTCGGTGCCCAGGCGACCGGCTGCAACCCGGTCGCGACCGCCTTCAAGGCCGGCGTCGACGCGATCCGCCCGGTCAAGCCCGACACCATCGCCAAGTCGCTGGCCATCGGCAACCCGGCCGACGGCATCTACGTCCTCGACGCCACCCGCTCCTCCGGCGGCGCGGTCGAGGAGGTCACCGACGACGAGATCCGCGCGGCGATCGTGCTCCTGGCCCGCACCGAGGGCATCTTCACCGAGACCGCCGGTGGCACCACACTCGCGGTCACCAAGAAGCTCGTCGAGACCGGCGCGCTCGACCCGAGCCTGGAGACGGTGATCATCAACACCGGCCACGGCCTCAAGACCCTCGACGCGGTCAGCGGCATCGTCGGCCCCCGCGCCACCATCGCCCCGAACTACGACGCCTTCGAGGAAGCCGGGCTCTCCCAGGCGTAG